A window from Ictalurus furcatus strain D&B chromosome 16, Billie_1.0, whole genome shotgun sequence encodes these proteins:
- the jhy gene encoding jhy protein homolog isoform X5, translating to MATFTRTAKRRRMPPRDEYADLRYDPDWRKKLARSEFLQTNFSFDSNGDPGVTPRHAGHVSPRERPEYLIVHSPVTSEMNTVHPKPLQSSFHLHPPEDQDRVLSVLHSSSASLESMPHSKSDKTIMPKHRINHQQSAARIFPFSSPRQNQTIAQEQNIDKLNIVAMQRRHSENVRPTKLREDVVERNIATLGMNSHKQGSYLKAYEQRGGKQDDANQYSLSFSSFQPLQSAEDTASTDSPGSPDSALNPELMWIQKTQKLKTHNQSKRLDRARPHNPRTKPRGHLNQLVEKKHSQTPSEKQTLSSPDSGSVSDGSFSSAPLVNLNINLNTPAKLAEPFIHSESQKQLYTLVLPPSPQWKIRNDEYNSRFKGPSYILYLPLPPAGTVNQESIQVTNKNSIRISPTPFQESFTSNAPQLVVHHGEESRDSAYTRQAYSGAYPVLPPIGGSNNSDTELSSGRPEEATNTMHRSSSEGYLAQLEKQIQAKTTYKAYTLKEYKSLNRNVKLGGLGPSNTVAEDMAEKIRQQKLYSNVIREQNKKISRIPSLPTKNPVGRDNKNNIPRNKALEYAKTIAKPKAPQQLKERPKDKTESERVFEHSAYLQSGVDLTHMSTLEMLRKRHEQEKQVVAGFTSIQGKSSAPSVSSL from the exons ATGGCAACGTTCACACGGACCGCCAAACGTAG ACGGATGCCTCCTAGGGATGAATATGCTGACTTGCGCTATGATCCAGACTGGAGAAAGAAGCTGGCAAGGTCTGAGTTTCTCCAAACGAACTTCTCCTTCGACTCCAACGGGGATCCTGGAGTCACTCCGAGACACGCAGGACATGTGTCCCCAAGGGAAAGACCTGAATATTTAATAGTCCATAGTCCTGTTACATCTGAGATGAACACTGTTCACCCCAAACCACTGCAGTCCTCCTTTCACCTCCATCCACCAGAAGACCAAGACAGAGTGCTGTCAGTACTGCACAGCTCATCTGCGTCCTTAGAGAGCATGCCACATTCAAAGTCAGATAAAACCATAATGCCTAAGCACAGAATTAACCACCAGCAAAGTGCTGCTAGAATCTTTCCCTTTTCTTCTCCACGGCAGAATCAAACCATTGCTCAGGAACAAAATATTGACAAGCTTAACATTGTAGCCATGCAGAGGAGACACTCCGAAAACGTCAGACCAACCAAGCTGAGAGAGGACGTAGTGGAGCGCAATATAGCCACTCTGGGTATGAACAGTCATAAACAAGGGTCATATCTGAAAGCATATGAGCAAAGAGGAGGAAAACAAGATGATGCAAATCAG tactccctctctttttcttctttccagcCCCTACAGTCGGCTGAGGACACTGCGAGCACTGACAGCCCAGGAAGCCCAGACAGTGCCCTCAACCCGGAGCTGATGTGGATacaaaaaactcaaaaactGAAG ACCCACAACCAGAGTAAGCGCTTGGACAGAGCCAGGCCTCACAACCCCAGAACCAAACCCAGAGGTCACCTGAATCAGCTAGTGGAGAAAAAGCATTCGCAGACTCCCTCTGAAAAACAGACTCTCAGCTCACCTGACTCTGGCAGTGTCTCAGATGGTTCTTTCTCATCAGCTCCATTGGTCAACCTTAACATCAACCTCAACACCCCAGCCAAACTTGCTGAACCTTTTATCCATTCTGAGTCACAGAAGCAGCTCTACACACTTGTACTTCCTCCTTCACCACAGTGGAAGATCAGGAATGATGAGTATAACTCACGCTTCAAAGGGCCcagttatattttatatcttcctctccctcctgcTGGTACTGTGAACCAAGAGAGCATACAAGTGACGAATAAGAACAGCATCAG aattTCTCCAACACCATTTCAAGAAAGTTTTACCTCGAATGCGCCTCAGCTAGTGGTGCATCATGGGGAGGAAAGTAGGGATTCTGCTTATACACGCCAAGCTTACAGTGGAGCCTATCCAGTGCTTCCTCCAATAGGCGGGTCTAACAACAGTGACACTGAGCTATCCAGTGGCAGACCAGAGGAAGCTACAAATACTATGCACAGGAGCAGCTCAGAAGGGTACCTGGCACAGTTAGAGAAACAAATACAGGCTAAAACAACTTATAAG GCATACACTCTGAAGGAATATAAGAGCTTGAATCGGAATGTAAAGCTGGGAGGTCTTGGTCCATCCAACACTGTTGCTGAGGATATG GCTGAGAAAATTAGACAACAGAAGCTGTATTCAAATGTGATCCGTGAGCAGAACAAGAAGATAAGTAGGATTCCCTCTTTGCCGACCAAGAACCCAGTGGGCAGagacaacaagaacaacattCCCAGGAACAAG GCCCTGGAGTACGCCAAAACCATCGCAAAACCGAAAGCACCTCAGCAACTAAAGGAGAGACCCAAAGACAagactgagagtgagagagtgtttgAGCACTCTGCTTATCTCCAGTCAGGAGTCGATCTCACCCATATGTCTACTTTAGAGATGCTGAGGAAACGGCATGAGCAGGAGAAACAGGTTGTGGCAGGCTTTACAAGCATCCAAGGCAAGTCATCTGCACCCTCCGTCAGCAGCCTTTAA
- the jhy gene encoding jhy protein homolog isoform X3 encodes MATFTRTAKRSNTDLGDFYRSNDDKKRNMKSDQTRDARPGDEDTPHNVWDSLESDTESLVQEKAYQRKLQKCILNGVGENSSSYNDKSHNIERSAHEEGCDPQPDITETHGGQNTDSSRRMPPRDEYADLRYDPDWRKKLARSEFLQTNFSFDSNGDPGVTPRHAGHVSPRERPEYLIVHSPVTSEMNTVHPKPLQSSFHLHPPEDQDRVLSVLHSSSASLESMPHSKSDKTIMPKHRINHQQSAARIFPFSSPRQNQTIAQEQNIDKLNIVAMQRRHSENVRPTKLREDVVERNIATLGMNSHKQGSYLKAYEQRGGKQDDANQYSLSFSSFQPLQSAEDTASTDSPGSPDSALNPELMWIQKTQKLKTHNQSKRLDRARPHNPRTKPRGHLNQLVEKKHSQTPSEKQTLSSPDSGSVSDGSFSSAPLVNLNINLNTPAKLAEPFIHSESQKQLYTLVLPPSPQWKIRNDEYNSRFKGPSYILYLPLPPAGTVNQESIQVTNKNSIRISPTPFQESFTSNAPQLVVHHGEESRDSAYTRQAYSGAYPVLPPIGGSNNSDTELSSGRPEEATNTMHRSSSEGYLAQLEKQIQAKTTYKAYTLKEYKSLNRNVKLGGLGPSNTVAEDMAEKIRQQKLYSNVIREQNKKISRIPSLPTKNPVGRDNKNNIPRNKALEYAKTIAKPKAPQQLKERPKDKTESERVFEHSAYLQSGVDLTHMSTLEMLRKRHEQEKQVVAGFTSIQGKSSAPSVSSL; translated from the exons ATGGCAACGTTCACACGGACCGCCAAACGTAG CAACACAGACCTTGGAGATTTCTACAGATCTAATGATGATAAGAAGAGAAACATGAAATCTGATCAGACACGTGATGCTAGACCAGGCGATGAAGATACACCCCATAATGTTTGGGACTCCTTAGAATCAGACACTGAGAGCTTGGTGCAGGAAAAAGCTTACCAGAGAAAGCTTCAGAAGTGCATATTGAACGGTGTTGGTGAGAACAGTTCCTCTTATAATGACAAGTCTCATAACATCGAGAGATCAGCGCATGAAGAGGGCTGTGATCCACAACCTGACATCACTGAAACACATGGAGGCCAAAACACTGACTCATCAAG ACGGATGCCTCCTAGGGATGAATATGCTGACTTGCGCTATGATCCAGACTGGAGAAAGAAGCTGGCAAGGTCTGAGTTTCTCCAAACGAACTTCTCCTTCGACTCCAACGGGGATCCTGGAGTCACTCCGAGACACGCAGGACATGTGTCCCCAAGGGAAAGACCTGAATATTTAATAGTCCATAGTCCTGTTACATCTGAGATGAACACTGTTCACCCCAAACCACTGCAGTCCTCCTTTCACCTCCATCCACCAGAAGACCAAGACAGAGTGCTGTCAGTACTGCACAGCTCATCTGCGTCCTTAGAGAGCATGCCACATTCAAAGTCAGATAAAACCATAATGCCTAAGCACAGAATTAACCACCAGCAAAGTGCTGCTAGAATCTTTCCCTTTTCTTCTCCACGGCAGAATCAAACCATTGCTCAGGAACAAAATATTGACAAGCTTAACATTGTAGCCATGCAGAGGAGACACTCCGAAAACGTCAGACCAACCAAGCTGAGAGAGGACGTAGTGGAGCGCAATATAGCCACTCTGGGTATGAACAGTCATAAACAAGGGTCATATCTGAAAGCATATGAGCAAAGAGGAGGAAAACAAGATGATGCAAATCAG tactccctctctttttcttctttccagcCCCTACAGTCGGCTGAGGACACTGCGAGCACTGACAGCCCAGGAAGCCCAGACAGTGCCCTCAACCCGGAGCTGATGTGGATacaaaaaactcaaaaactGAAG ACCCACAACCAGAGTAAGCGCTTGGACAGAGCCAGGCCTCACAACCCCAGAACCAAACCCAGAGGTCACCTGAATCAGCTAGTGGAGAAAAAGCATTCGCAGACTCCCTCTGAAAAACAGACTCTCAGCTCACCTGACTCTGGCAGTGTCTCAGATGGTTCTTTCTCATCAGCTCCATTGGTCAACCTTAACATCAACCTCAACACCCCAGCCAAACTTGCTGAACCTTTTATCCATTCTGAGTCACAGAAGCAGCTCTACACACTTGTACTTCCTCCTTCACCACAGTGGAAGATCAGGAATGATGAGTATAACTCACGCTTCAAAGGGCCcagttatattttatatcttcctctccctcctgcTGGTACTGTGAACCAAGAGAGCATACAAGTGACGAATAAGAACAGCATCAG aattTCTCCAACACCATTTCAAGAAAGTTTTACCTCGAATGCGCCTCAGCTAGTGGTGCATCATGGGGAGGAAAGTAGGGATTCTGCTTATACACGCCAAGCTTACAGTGGAGCCTATCCAGTGCTTCCTCCAATAGGCGGGTCTAACAACAGTGACACTGAGCTATCCAGTGGCAGACCAGAGGAAGCTACAAATACTATGCACAGGAGCAGCTCAGAAGGGTACCTGGCACAGTTAGAGAAACAAATACAGGCTAAAACAACTTATAAG GCATACACTCTGAAGGAATATAAGAGCTTGAATCGGAATGTAAAGCTGGGAGGTCTTGGTCCATCCAACACTGTTGCTGAGGATATG GCTGAGAAAATTAGACAACAGAAGCTGTATTCAAATGTGATCCGTGAGCAGAACAAGAAGATAAGTAGGATTCCCTCTTTGCCGACCAAGAACCCAGTGGGCAGagacaacaagaacaacattCCCAGGAACAAG GCCCTGGAGTACGCCAAAACCATCGCAAAACCGAAAGCACCTCAGCAACTAAAGGAGAGACCCAAAGACAagactgagagtgagagagtgtttgAGCACTCTGCTTATCTCCAGTCAGGAGTCGATCTCACCCATATGTCTACTTTAGAGATGCTGAGGAAACGGCATGAGCAGGAGAAACAGGTTGTGGCAGGCTTTACAAGCATCCAAGGCAAGTCATCTGCACCCTCCGTCAGCAGCCTTTAA
- the jhy gene encoding jhy protein homolog isoform X2, translating into MCKICSRLCHHGNVHTDRQTNTDLGDFYRSNDDKKRNMKSDQTRDARPGDEDTPHNVWDSLESDTESLVQEKAYQRKLQKCILNGVGENSSSYNDKSHNIERSAHEEGCDPQPDITETHGGQNTDSSRRMPPRDEYADLRYDPDWRKKLARSEFLQTNFSFDSNGDPGVTPRHAGHVSPRERPEYLIVHSPVTSEMNTVHPKPLQSSFHLHPPEDQDRVLSVLHSSSASLESMPHSKSDKTIMPKHRINHQQSAARIFPFSSPRQNQTIAQEQNIDKLNIVAMQRRHSENVRPTKLREDVVERNIATLGMNSHKQGSYLKAYEQRGGKQDDANQPLQSAEDTASTDSPGSPDSALNPELMWIQKTQKLKTHNQSKRLDRARPHNPRTKPRGHLNQLVEKKHSQTPSEKQTLSSPDSGSVSDGSFSSAPLVNLNINLNTPAKLAEPFIHSESQKQLYTLVLPPSPQWKIRNDEYNSRFKGPSYILYLPLPPAGTVNQESIQVTNKNSIRISPTPFQESFTSNAPQLVVHHGEESRDSAYTRQAYSGAYPVLPPIGGSNNSDTELSSGRPEEATNTMHRSSSEGYLAQLEKQIQAKTTYKAYTLKEYKSLNRNVKLGGLGPSNTVAEDMAEKIRQQKLYSNVIREQNKKISRIPSLPTKNPVGRDNKNNIPRNKALEYAKTIAKPKAPQQLKERPKDKTESERVFEHSAYLQSGVDLTHMSTLEMLRKRHEQEKQVVAGFTSIQGKSSAPSVSSL; encoded by the exons ATGTGCAAGATTTGTTCGCGGCTGTGTCACCATGGCAACGTTCACACGGACCGCCAAAC CAACACAGACCTTGGAGATTTCTACAGATCTAATGATGATAAGAAGAGAAACATGAAATCTGATCAGACACGTGATGCTAGACCAGGCGATGAAGATACACCCCATAATGTTTGGGACTCCTTAGAATCAGACACTGAGAGCTTGGTGCAGGAAAAAGCTTACCAGAGAAAGCTTCAGAAGTGCATATTGAACGGTGTTGGTGAGAACAGTTCCTCTTATAATGACAAGTCTCATAACATCGAGAGATCAGCGCATGAAGAGGGCTGTGATCCACAACCTGACATCACTGAAACACATGGAGGCCAAAACACTGACTCATCAAG ACGGATGCCTCCTAGGGATGAATATGCTGACTTGCGCTATGATCCAGACTGGAGAAAGAAGCTGGCAAGGTCTGAGTTTCTCCAAACGAACTTCTCCTTCGACTCCAACGGGGATCCTGGAGTCACTCCGAGACACGCAGGACATGTGTCCCCAAGGGAAAGACCTGAATATTTAATAGTCCATAGTCCTGTTACATCTGAGATGAACACTGTTCACCCCAAACCACTGCAGTCCTCCTTTCACCTCCATCCACCAGAAGACCAAGACAGAGTGCTGTCAGTACTGCACAGCTCATCTGCGTCCTTAGAGAGCATGCCACATTCAAAGTCAGATAAAACCATAATGCCTAAGCACAGAATTAACCACCAGCAAAGTGCTGCTAGAATCTTTCCCTTTTCTTCTCCACGGCAGAATCAAACCATTGCTCAGGAACAAAATATTGACAAGCTTAACATTGTAGCCATGCAGAGGAGACACTCCGAAAACGTCAGACCAACCAAGCTGAGAGAGGACGTAGTGGAGCGCAATATAGCCACTCTGGGTATGAACAGTCATAAACAAGGGTCATATCTGAAAGCATATGAGCAAAGAGGAGGAAAACAAGATGATGCAAATCAG cCCCTACAGTCGGCTGAGGACACTGCGAGCACTGACAGCCCAGGAAGCCCAGACAGTGCCCTCAACCCGGAGCTGATGTGGATacaaaaaactcaaaaactGAAG ACCCACAACCAGAGTAAGCGCTTGGACAGAGCCAGGCCTCACAACCCCAGAACCAAACCCAGAGGTCACCTGAATCAGCTAGTGGAGAAAAAGCATTCGCAGACTCCCTCTGAAAAACAGACTCTCAGCTCACCTGACTCTGGCAGTGTCTCAGATGGTTCTTTCTCATCAGCTCCATTGGTCAACCTTAACATCAACCTCAACACCCCAGCCAAACTTGCTGAACCTTTTATCCATTCTGAGTCACAGAAGCAGCTCTACACACTTGTACTTCCTCCTTCACCACAGTGGAAGATCAGGAATGATGAGTATAACTCACGCTTCAAAGGGCCcagttatattttatatcttcctctccctcctgcTGGTACTGTGAACCAAGAGAGCATACAAGTGACGAATAAGAACAGCATCAG aattTCTCCAACACCATTTCAAGAAAGTTTTACCTCGAATGCGCCTCAGCTAGTGGTGCATCATGGGGAGGAAAGTAGGGATTCTGCTTATACACGCCAAGCTTACAGTGGAGCCTATCCAGTGCTTCCTCCAATAGGCGGGTCTAACAACAGTGACACTGAGCTATCCAGTGGCAGACCAGAGGAAGCTACAAATACTATGCACAGGAGCAGCTCAGAAGGGTACCTGGCACAGTTAGAGAAACAAATACAGGCTAAAACAACTTATAAG GCATACACTCTGAAGGAATATAAGAGCTTGAATCGGAATGTAAAGCTGGGAGGTCTTGGTCCATCCAACACTGTTGCTGAGGATATG GCTGAGAAAATTAGACAACAGAAGCTGTATTCAAATGTGATCCGTGAGCAGAACAAGAAGATAAGTAGGATTCCCTCTTTGCCGACCAAGAACCCAGTGGGCAGagacaacaagaacaacattCCCAGGAACAAG GCCCTGGAGTACGCCAAAACCATCGCAAAACCGAAAGCACCTCAGCAACTAAAGGAGAGACCCAAAGACAagactgagagtgagagagtgtttgAGCACTCTGCTTATCTCCAGTCAGGAGTCGATCTCACCCATATGTCTACTTTAGAGATGCTGAGGAAACGGCATGAGCAGGAGAAACAGGTTGTGGCAGGCTTTACAAGCATCCAAGGCAAGTCATCTGCACCCTCCGTCAGCAGCCTTTAA
- the jhy gene encoding jhy protein homolog isoform X1, producing MCKICSRLCHHGNVHTDRQTNTDLGDFYRSNDDKKRNMKSDQTRDARPGDEDTPHNVWDSLESDTESLVQEKAYQRKLQKCILNGVGENSSSYNDKSHNIERSAHEEGCDPQPDITETHGGQNTDSSRRMPPRDEYADLRYDPDWRKKLARSEFLQTNFSFDSNGDPGVTPRHAGHVSPRERPEYLIVHSPVTSEMNTVHPKPLQSSFHLHPPEDQDRVLSVLHSSSASLESMPHSKSDKTIMPKHRINHQQSAARIFPFSSPRQNQTIAQEQNIDKLNIVAMQRRHSENVRPTKLREDVVERNIATLGMNSHKQGSYLKAYEQRGGKQDDANQYSLSFSSFQPLQSAEDTASTDSPGSPDSALNPELMWIQKTQKLKTHNQSKRLDRARPHNPRTKPRGHLNQLVEKKHSQTPSEKQTLSSPDSGSVSDGSFSSAPLVNLNINLNTPAKLAEPFIHSESQKQLYTLVLPPSPQWKIRNDEYNSRFKGPSYILYLPLPPAGTVNQESIQVTNKNSIRISPTPFQESFTSNAPQLVVHHGEESRDSAYTRQAYSGAYPVLPPIGGSNNSDTELSSGRPEEATNTMHRSSSEGYLAQLEKQIQAKTTYKAYTLKEYKSLNRNVKLGGLGPSNTVAEDMAEKIRQQKLYSNVIREQNKKISRIPSLPTKNPVGRDNKNNIPRNKALEYAKTIAKPKAPQQLKERPKDKTESERVFEHSAYLQSGVDLTHMSTLEMLRKRHEQEKQVVAGFTSIQGKSSAPSVSSL from the exons ATGTGCAAGATTTGTTCGCGGCTGTGTCACCATGGCAACGTTCACACGGACCGCCAAAC CAACACAGACCTTGGAGATTTCTACAGATCTAATGATGATAAGAAGAGAAACATGAAATCTGATCAGACACGTGATGCTAGACCAGGCGATGAAGATACACCCCATAATGTTTGGGACTCCTTAGAATCAGACACTGAGAGCTTGGTGCAGGAAAAAGCTTACCAGAGAAAGCTTCAGAAGTGCATATTGAACGGTGTTGGTGAGAACAGTTCCTCTTATAATGACAAGTCTCATAACATCGAGAGATCAGCGCATGAAGAGGGCTGTGATCCACAACCTGACATCACTGAAACACATGGAGGCCAAAACACTGACTCATCAAG ACGGATGCCTCCTAGGGATGAATATGCTGACTTGCGCTATGATCCAGACTGGAGAAAGAAGCTGGCAAGGTCTGAGTTTCTCCAAACGAACTTCTCCTTCGACTCCAACGGGGATCCTGGAGTCACTCCGAGACACGCAGGACATGTGTCCCCAAGGGAAAGACCTGAATATTTAATAGTCCATAGTCCTGTTACATCTGAGATGAACACTGTTCACCCCAAACCACTGCAGTCCTCCTTTCACCTCCATCCACCAGAAGACCAAGACAGAGTGCTGTCAGTACTGCACAGCTCATCTGCGTCCTTAGAGAGCATGCCACATTCAAAGTCAGATAAAACCATAATGCCTAAGCACAGAATTAACCACCAGCAAAGTGCTGCTAGAATCTTTCCCTTTTCTTCTCCACGGCAGAATCAAACCATTGCTCAGGAACAAAATATTGACAAGCTTAACATTGTAGCCATGCAGAGGAGACACTCCGAAAACGTCAGACCAACCAAGCTGAGAGAGGACGTAGTGGAGCGCAATATAGCCACTCTGGGTATGAACAGTCATAAACAAGGGTCATATCTGAAAGCATATGAGCAAAGAGGAGGAAAACAAGATGATGCAAATCAG tactccctctctttttcttctttccagcCCCTACAGTCGGCTGAGGACACTGCGAGCACTGACAGCCCAGGAAGCCCAGACAGTGCCCTCAACCCGGAGCTGATGTGGATacaaaaaactcaaaaactGAAG ACCCACAACCAGAGTAAGCGCTTGGACAGAGCCAGGCCTCACAACCCCAGAACCAAACCCAGAGGTCACCTGAATCAGCTAGTGGAGAAAAAGCATTCGCAGACTCCCTCTGAAAAACAGACTCTCAGCTCACCTGACTCTGGCAGTGTCTCAGATGGTTCTTTCTCATCAGCTCCATTGGTCAACCTTAACATCAACCTCAACACCCCAGCCAAACTTGCTGAACCTTTTATCCATTCTGAGTCACAGAAGCAGCTCTACACACTTGTACTTCCTCCTTCACCACAGTGGAAGATCAGGAATGATGAGTATAACTCACGCTTCAAAGGGCCcagttatattttatatcttcctctccctcctgcTGGTACTGTGAACCAAGAGAGCATACAAGTGACGAATAAGAACAGCATCAG aattTCTCCAACACCATTTCAAGAAAGTTTTACCTCGAATGCGCCTCAGCTAGTGGTGCATCATGGGGAGGAAAGTAGGGATTCTGCTTATACACGCCAAGCTTACAGTGGAGCCTATCCAGTGCTTCCTCCAATAGGCGGGTCTAACAACAGTGACACTGAGCTATCCAGTGGCAGACCAGAGGAAGCTACAAATACTATGCACAGGAGCAGCTCAGAAGGGTACCTGGCACAGTTAGAGAAACAAATACAGGCTAAAACAACTTATAAG GCATACACTCTGAAGGAATATAAGAGCTTGAATCGGAATGTAAAGCTGGGAGGTCTTGGTCCATCCAACACTGTTGCTGAGGATATG GCTGAGAAAATTAGACAACAGAAGCTGTATTCAAATGTGATCCGTGAGCAGAACAAGAAGATAAGTAGGATTCCCTCTTTGCCGACCAAGAACCCAGTGGGCAGagacaacaagaacaacattCCCAGGAACAAG GCCCTGGAGTACGCCAAAACCATCGCAAAACCGAAAGCACCTCAGCAACTAAAGGAGAGACCCAAAGACAagactgagagtgagagagtgtttgAGCACTCTGCTTATCTCCAGTCAGGAGTCGATCTCACCCATATGTCTACTTTAGAGATGCTGAGGAAACGGCATGAGCAGGAGAAACAGGTTGTGGCAGGCTTTACAAGCATCCAAGGCAAGTCATCTGCACCCTCCGTCAGCAGCCTTTAA
- the jhy gene encoding jhy protein homolog isoform X4, with amino-acid sequence MGCQSIAVHHAPFCTWSLKRRMPPRDEYADLRYDPDWRKKLARSEFLQTNFSFDSNGDPGVTPRHAGHVSPRERPEYLIVHSPVTSEMNTVHPKPLQSSFHLHPPEDQDRVLSVLHSSSASLESMPHSKSDKTIMPKHRINHQQSAARIFPFSSPRQNQTIAQEQNIDKLNIVAMQRRHSENVRPTKLREDVVERNIATLGMNSHKQGSYLKAYEQRGGKQDDANQYSLSFSSFQPLQSAEDTASTDSPGSPDSALNPELMWIQKTQKLKTHNQSKRLDRARPHNPRTKPRGHLNQLVEKKHSQTPSEKQTLSSPDSGSVSDGSFSSAPLVNLNINLNTPAKLAEPFIHSESQKQLYTLVLPPSPQWKIRNDEYNSRFKGPSYILYLPLPPAGTVNQESIQVTNKNSIRISPTPFQESFTSNAPQLVVHHGEESRDSAYTRQAYSGAYPVLPPIGGSNNSDTELSSGRPEEATNTMHRSSSEGYLAQLEKQIQAKTTYKAYTLKEYKSLNRNVKLGGLGPSNTVAEDMAEKIRQQKLYSNVIREQNKKISRIPSLPTKNPVGRDNKNNIPRNKALEYAKTIAKPKAPQQLKERPKDKTESERVFEHSAYLQSGVDLTHMSTLEMLRKRHEQEKQVVAGFTSIQGKSSAPSVSSL; translated from the exons atgggatgccagtccattgcagtgCACCATGCACCTTTCTGCACTTGGTCTCTGAAAAG ACGGATGCCTCCTAGGGATGAATATGCTGACTTGCGCTATGATCCAGACTGGAGAAAGAAGCTGGCAAGGTCTGAGTTTCTCCAAACGAACTTCTCCTTCGACTCCAACGGGGATCCTGGAGTCACTCCGAGACACGCAGGACATGTGTCCCCAAGGGAAAGACCTGAATATTTAATAGTCCATAGTCCTGTTACATCTGAGATGAACACTGTTCACCCCAAACCACTGCAGTCCTCCTTTCACCTCCATCCACCAGAAGACCAAGACAGAGTGCTGTCAGTACTGCACAGCTCATCTGCGTCCTTAGAGAGCATGCCACATTCAAAGTCAGATAAAACCATAATGCCTAAGCACAGAATTAACCACCAGCAAAGTGCTGCTAGAATCTTTCCCTTTTCTTCTCCACGGCAGAATCAAACCATTGCTCAGGAACAAAATATTGACAAGCTTAACATTGTAGCCATGCAGAGGAGACACTCCGAAAACGTCAGACCAACCAAGCTGAGAGAGGACGTAGTGGAGCGCAATATAGCCACTCTGGGTATGAACAGTCATAAACAAGGGTCATATCTGAAAGCATATGAGCAAAGAGGAGGAAAACAAGATGATGCAAATCAG tactccctctctttttcttctttccagcCCCTACAGTCGGCTGAGGACACTGCGAGCACTGACAGCCCAGGAAGCCCAGACAGTGCCCTCAACCCGGAGCTGATGTGGATacaaaaaactcaaaaactGAAG ACCCACAACCAGAGTAAGCGCTTGGACAGAGCCAGGCCTCACAACCCCAGAACCAAACCCAGAGGTCACCTGAATCAGCTAGTGGAGAAAAAGCATTCGCAGACTCCCTCTGAAAAACAGACTCTCAGCTCACCTGACTCTGGCAGTGTCTCAGATGGTTCTTTCTCATCAGCTCCATTGGTCAACCTTAACATCAACCTCAACACCCCAGCCAAACTTGCTGAACCTTTTATCCATTCTGAGTCACAGAAGCAGCTCTACACACTTGTACTTCCTCCTTCACCACAGTGGAAGATCAGGAATGATGAGTATAACTCACGCTTCAAAGGGCCcagttatattttatatcttcctctccctcctgcTGGTACTGTGAACCAAGAGAGCATACAAGTGACGAATAAGAACAGCATCAG aattTCTCCAACACCATTTCAAGAAAGTTTTACCTCGAATGCGCCTCAGCTAGTGGTGCATCATGGGGAGGAAAGTAGGGATTCTGCTTATACACGCCAAGCTTACAGTGGAGCCTATCCAGTGCTTCCTCCAATAGGCGGGTCTAACAACAGTGACACTGAGCTATCCAGTGGCAGACCAGAGGAAGCTACAAATACTATGCACAGGAGCAGCTCAGAAGGGTACCTGGCACAGTTAGAGAAACAAATACAGGCTAAAACAACTTATAAG GCATACACTCTGAAGGAATATAAGAGCTTGAATCGGAATGTAAAGCTGGGAGGTCTTGGTCCATCCAACACTGTTGCTGAGGATATG GCTGAGAAAATTAGACAACAGAAGCTGTATTCAAATGTGATCCGTGAGCAGAACAAGAAGATAAGTAGGATTCCCTCTTTGCCGACCAAGAACCCAGTGGGCAGagacaacaagaacaacattCCCAGGAACAAG GCCCTGGAGTACGCCAAAACCATCGCAAAACCGAAAGCACCTCAGCAACTAAAGGAGAGACCCAAAGACAagactgagagtgagagagtgtttgAGCACTCTGCTTATCTCCAGTCAGGAGTCGATCTCACCCATATGTCTACTTTAGAGATGCTGAGGAAACGGCATGAGCAGGAGAAACAGGTTGTGGCAGGCTTTACAAGCATCCAAGGCAAGTCATCTGCACCCTCCGTCAGCAGCCTTTAA